The Sebastes umbrosus isolate fSebUmb1 chromosome 1, fSebUmb1.pri, whole genome shotgun sequence genome includes the window ttttcttacaaATGTATGTAATGTCATATGATGTTAAGCACTTCACCTCACTCAGGATGACCCTGTCTGTCTTATGTTGTCTGTATTGTTTgttataaacaacaaaaaataaagtatgaaaaaaaaaaataatatatcttttttttaaaagccaacagaataaagaaataatatatttttttaaagtgataaATCCATTTCACGCGTGTAAATTACATGTACAATATAGATTCCACTATAATAAAGCtccagtgtgtgtttacctTCAGCGACCTCTCTGAAGATCACCTCTGCCTCGGCGCTCTTGTTCTTATCTGGATGATATTTGATGGCCAGGATGCGGAAAGCCTTCTTGATCTGGCTGTCGGTCGCTGTCGGCTCCACACGGAGGGTTTCATAGTAGGTCCTTCTGGTGGTGGTCTCTGAGGCAGCTGGCAGAGCTTCAGacaagcagagcagcagcaggagcccGCAGGAGAGCAGACAGCGAGAGACACCTTGCGCTGCCATGCCGACGGACCGGCGACAGATGAGGAACTTAAGACACAACAGAGAGGTTATCTTGAAGTACAGCTGTATCTCTTGCGGTTTGGCAAGCTCATCTTCGTATTAACCACTCACCAGACCAGTAATGTTGTTGCACCCAGACTGGTTTTACCTACTCAGCTGACAGCTTCAACGTGTTCCTCCTCCTATCTCAGCAGGACTCTATGCAACGAAACGTGGTGATGAAAAGTGCATCAAATTACCTTTAACCTCTTCTGCAGCttgttatttactttatttagctCACGTTAGGACTGCTTCTGTATCCTATGAAACCTTTAAACCGTGTGTTATTAGGCTAATGTTAATTAATTCCCGgtgaaaaggaaaacaaaacattaccTCTCAGTGCAATGCACGAGTATCGCCACTGGAGGACAGACCGCTCAGAAGGAGAGTGTCGTCTTCTTCATTGGTagtgaatttgtttttattcaagaTTTATTTACAAACATTCAATTTGTgaattcagttatttatttctctttctaattgcattttcaaatagattttttattttaattccattatttatttatttatttagtaattcattaatgtatttttaaatgatgtagttattgactgttttatggtgtttttgtaaatcctttttttattgaagatttATTTACAAACATTCAATttgtgatttcagttttttatttctctttttaaattgcattttcaaatatattgttttattccatTATTTATGTAGTAATTCATTAAAATTATGTACTTActgactgttttatggtgtttttgtaaatccctttttttattaaagatttatttCCATACATTCAATTTGtgaattcagttttttttcctctctttaaattgcattttcaaattttttttattttaattccattatttatttagtcattcattaatgtattttttaaattatgtacttattgactgttttatggtgtttttgtaaatccctttttttaTTCAAGATTTATTTACAAACATTCAATTTGTgaattcagttatttatttctctttctaattgcattttcaaatagattttttattttaattccattatttatttatttagtaattcattaatgtatttttaaatgatgtagttattgactgttttatggtgtttttgtaaatcctgTTTTTATTGAAGATTTATTTACAAACATTCAATttgtgatttcagttttttatttctctttttaaattgcattttcaaacatatttgtttattccattatttatttagtaattcattaaaaattatgtatttattgactgttttatggtgtttttgtaaatcccttttttttattaaagatttatttCCAAACATTCAATTTGTGAATTcagttattttttctctctttaaattgcattttaattttttttttattttaattccattatttatttagtaattcattaatgtattttgAAATGATGTACTTACTGACTGTTTTatagtgtttttgtaaatcctttttttattgatttatttacaaACATTCAATTTGTgaattcagttatttattttttttaattgcattttcaaatataatttttttgttccattatttatttagtaattcattaatgtatttttaaatgatgtacttattgactgttttatggtgtttttgtaaatccctttttaatttgaagtaTTTATTTACAAACATTCAATTTGTgaattcagttattttttttatttttttaaattgcattttccaaatatttttttttatttccattatttatttagtaattcattaatatatttttaaatgatgtacttattgactgttttatggtgtttttgtaaatcccttttttttattgaagatttATTTACAAACATTCAATTCGTgaattcagttatttatttctctttttaagttgtgttttaaacatagaatttttatttccattatttatttagtaattcattaatgtatttttttaaatgatgtacttattgactgttttatggtgtttttgtaaatccctttttaatttaaagtatttattgatatttgcaggattgtaatgaaaaatctgaaaatgaatCTATGAATCTGTTcctatgttttttattttttcccaatcacaatgttgctttgtttacgattgcccagaagtctttatagatatttaaatcaatatcctccacacacacacacacacacacacacacacacacacacaatatttatatatatatatatatatcttgtccaaattgtttgttatcactattatgtagtcatattatttctttatattaatcttgtctctaggtggaggcttcagataagcccagtgttttttttttgcctcttcctgcactgtatattattaatttctttttttctgtcatgttgtatagtcttaaattgtgcaaaataaataaacaaaatgaacaaatctactgtattgaacttttgaaatcaagtattatagatatatataaatatttatatataaatttagaatatatattttttattattttcattttctttttctttagtaGTGAAACTAGTGAGTAGTTAGAGTCCTGATCagaccaaccatgtcaaactttatggtgcattaccgccaccagaccagctggtggcggtaatgcaccataAAGTTTGACATCCGTCATAAAACtccaacaaagaagaagaagctgcatCGAGAGATTTGGTAAACAGCAGCAGGGGCCTCGAGGAATtaccattaaaaacacacacaagcctgGTTTCTGTTGTTAGCAGAGACAGCAGTACACATCTCAGTGAATCCGAGCAGGGCGTCTCTGTGTGGGGAGTCCCTCTGCTATTCTCTGGATCCTTCTTCTTGTTTATATCTGGTAAGACAACAGTAGCATTTAGCCAGGAAGCTAGATAGCAGCTTTCGCTACCTAATAACAGCCTTAAATGGGTAGCCTTAGGCTTACCTGTGCAGGTACATGACACCACAGAGTGCTTTATTCACCTGCATGTATTCAATTTAGCTTTGTATGATGTGAATGCATTTTTCGTTATTTGTGCCAAAACCAGTGTCAACAACAATAACAGAGCTAGGCCCAGCTGTTATTTACCAGCTTTAGTCACGTGTTAATATTTCAGCCTTGGCTACCTATATCCAGTTGAACTATCCACTCCGGTATCTTCCCTATTCTCCAATCtccaattttgttaatagtctttTTATAGTCAATACTGTTCAAGCcctactgctcctatttttatacttccttctatttaaatggttcatattttgttacactttgtttagctctttttttactgtgttagctgatgcatcttgtttttgcactatcccctttgctgctgtacacagcaaatttccccactgcgggactaataaaggaatatcttaacttaaaggtcccatattataaaaaaaagtgagattttcatgtttttttattataaagcaggcttaagtcctatataaatattgtgaaagtatcaaaacactcaatccacagggaaatacacacagcccgtattcagaaactctgcatttgaaacaagctgtcaggatttctgcccattcgtgatgtcacaaatatacaatatttagaaccttgacacaattttaaatgtaaacattctaaatgcgtcccagtttattttctggttgcagtgtatgtgaatgtcatcagctgacaggaagtacacatggacccaagctgttgcctagcaatgcaattctgttgcaattccgtcaaaatgcgctaaaatggagcttttcagacagagggtgaatacaggtatatttaggctgacagtatgaggaaaatgaagtttttttttttaacattacagcatgtaaacatgttctagtagaaacacaaaatacaagtatgaacctgaaaatgagcataacatgggacctttaacttggGTTTTTGTCTTGCAGATATTTGAATAGGAAATTGCAGTACTCCAAGGAAAAAAAGCTATTAATGACTTCTTTACCTATGTATGTGAATGTTTGGCAGGTCACGTCCGCCCCCCTCACACACATGAGTGCTGTTTTCTCCTCGAGCTGGGCCAAGCGCCATGCCTGACCGGGACAGCTCCTACCTGTCAGGTGGCGGTGGGAGTGGTGGTGGTCTGGGCGAGGAAGGAGGACCCGGGTCTGGTTTGGCAGGTAGCTCTGCGGAGGGCAGAGGAGGCTCAGGAGGAAGTTTCGGAGGCAACGTCTCTGGCTCGGGGAGCATGGGGGGAGGAGGGGCGCTCGGAAATGGCAACGGCTGTGGGAACGGCGGAGGTGGGGGGCAAGGTGCAGGGGTGCCGTTTGACGGCGTCTGCAGGGACTTCATACGCAATGTCTGCAAGAGAGGAAAGCGCTGCCGCTTCAGACACCCAGACTTTAATGAGGTGCCAGACTTGGGAGTGCAAAAGAATGAATTCATCTTCTGCCATGACCACCAGAACAAGGAGTGTATGCGCTCCAACTGCCGCTTTGTCCATGGATCGAAAGAGGATGAGGACTATTACAAGAAAACAGGAGAGCTGCCCCTCAGACTAAGAGGGAAAGTTGCTGCACGGCTGGGCCTGTCTCCCATGGATCTCCCACATAGCCGCGGGGAAGTCCCCATCTGCAGAGACTTCCTGAAGGGAGAGTGCCAGAGGGGCAATAAGTGTAAATTTCGCCATGTCAAAAAAGACTTTGAATATGAGCCTTCCAGGGTTGGAGTGGGTGGTGTTATAGGGCCAGGTGCCAGTGGAATGGTGAATGCTGGGGGAGGGataggtggtggaggaggaggtgcctgTGGAGGAATGCAAGGACTtgtgggaggtggaggtggaagtAATATGATAGGGATGGGGATGGGaatggggatggggatggggatgggtTGCCCCAGCCTGGGCGGTTGCAGAGATCCAGGTATCACAGGAATTGGGGGGGTAGGTGGAGGGGGCATGAGCACCTGTCTGTCTATAAGTTCTGCAGGGCCACGGCGTTACGACAGGGTCCCATGCTCAGTGTATGACCCTGTGCTTGAAAGTGGGCTGTTTGATCCCAGCTCCCTGGAGGCCTCTATGGACCACAATGCTCTACAGTTGAAGAGGCGGCGGCTGGAGGGGCTGCGCTTCGATGTGAGTGGAGGAGGTGCTCACTACGAGCTGGGAGTTCAAGCCACCTTGCCGCCTCGTCCTCTGGAGTACAGGTTCCTGGAGGAGGAGAACTCACTGCTGAGGAAGAGAGTTGAAGAGTTGAAGAAGCAGGTTAGAATGAGAAATGGTTACaaacaaacattatttggaACTTAAATCAAACTGTTTTGGACCTCTGACAAATGATTGTATGAAATTATACACGGCAGGTAGGCCTCACTTATATTTCAGTCAAATCTaaacatatttgttatgctatatgatttgtttttgtttttacaactAATACCAGATAAAATGGTGTGCAAAATAACAGCCACCTTTGACCGTATAATGTCAAAGTCTTTacaaaatttaattttataagCTCAACAAAGGTAGAATTGTATCGGATTGCATTATATTGTCGAATATTTACTTGTTTACTTCGTACGCTTCCTGTGCTGAATGAATTGATATGATCCTTTCATGTGATAGTGTCATGTGAAAGGATCATATTCTATTATAGTGTCAAATTAAGTTTTAGTCACAAGGACTCACAGTTTCATTATATCTCACTGCCAGATCACAGGCAAAGTAAAGTTCCTTTGATGGCTGCAAGTGGAGATTTTAACAAAGCAAATCATTGTCATCAAACACAAGACTGTTCATCTAAAGTTACCACAGCATCTGAAGACCAGCGTATCATGCAAATATCTTGGATGGATGAAATGGAAAGACCAACTGAACAAACAACTTGCTATTAGGGCTGGAAGTTTGAAGTACAGCTGAAACGATGAGTCAATCGAAACTATTTTGGTAATCCTTTGAGTCATTTTTCCAAGTAAAAATGATGGTTCCAGCCTGTCAAATGTGaggttttgctgcttttccttggcttgtatgatagtaaactaaatattgttggcttttggacattttatagacaataattaattgagaaaaaacTATGCATACACAtctataatcaataatgaaactaATCTTTAGTAGCAACCCTAGTTAAAAGTACAGTTAAAAGTTTTGGCAACCCGAGGTATTTAGGTAAATTCACATAGTGGAAGAGTTAAAAATGAGTTTGTCACCTGATCATGAATATGTTTCTTTGCCTACTGTGTTCAGAAACATAACATGTTTAAACCAATCTTTAACAGCATTAGACAACTTAGGAATGTTGATTTAGTTGTTGCCTGGTGTTGGGTCCTGACCTGTCTATCAATTTCAGAATGATAGCTAGACTGTACTAATGGGAAATTATCATCATTCTTCAATAACAAGATGTAAAAGTTTAATATGGACCAATCAGTGGTTTTGAGGATTGTAGGAAAGTTAAGGTTATTACAGATAAAACAAAGTTTAAAGTAGTAGTTTGAGAGTTTATGATAAAAGATGGCAGCATGAGAGATCAATGCTGTAATAAATGAACTAATGACCCTTAAGAAGCAGAGATATGTCATACCTGCTTTAAATTCAAGGAGCGGCCGACTTTGAAGGATTTTTCCTCAACAGCAGCCTGACTAAAACAACAATGAATATATtcaaacaacattaaaaaaggaaaagacatTCTGTATCATCGTAAGACACACTGCAAAAGCTGTAATTACAGTAGCTGGTTGACATACTAAGAAATGACGGCTTCCTAAAAacaattttctttttgtcttaacTATAATGTTTATAagaataaaaagtcaaattttaTAATAACTTTGTTTCTGCCAAACACAAAACCAGAGTTTCTGGCGGTGGACTTTAATGGAGCCAGTCATTTTCTAATCCATGTCTCTTGTGTTTCTCAGGTTTCAAACCTCATCGCTACAAATGAGGTTCTTCTGGATCAGAACGCCCAGTTCCGAACTCAGGCCAAGGTGATGACGCTGTCTTCCACTCCTGCACCCACCGAGCAGATTCTCGTGCCCCCCGTGGGTGCAATAAGTTCCTACAATCACAGCATCGCTCAGACTCACACCACCCTGAGCAGCGCCGGACTGCAGCCTCGGCCCGTCATCCAGCAAGACCTGGTAGCGCCTACCGGCGCCCCTTCAGCGCCCCCGACTAACGCTGCCCCGCCTACAGCCCCTCTGCCTCACCTCAACCCCGAGATCACCCCCCTCTCAGCTGCCCTCGTACAGACCATTGCCCAAGGGATGGCGCCACCTGTTTCTATGGCACCGGTGTCTGTATCTGTGGCACCGGTGGCAGTGTCCATTACGCAGCCGATGCCGGGCATCACCATGAGTCACGCCACCAGCACGATGGTCGCGTACCCCATTGTGAGTCAAAGCATGAGGATCACCACTCTGCCTCACTAACTGGCTAAATGTTGGACTGTTGTACCCACACGTCAGAATGTAGCATCCTTAACTGTGATTT containing:
- the zc3h10 gene encoding zinc finger CCCH domain-containing protein 10, giving the protein MPDRDSSYLSGGGGSGGGLGEEGGPGSGLAGSSAEGRGGSGGSFGGNVSGSGSMGGGGALGNGNGCGNGGGGGQGAGVPFDGVCRDFIRNVCKRGKRCRFRHPDFNEVPDLGVQKNEFIFCHDHQNKECMRSNCRFVHGSKEDEDYYKKTGELPLRLRGKVAARLGLSPMDLPHSRGEVPICRDFLKGECQRGNKCKFRHVKKDFEYEPSRVGVGGVIGPGASGMVNAGGGIGGGGGGACGGMQGLVGGGGGSNMIGMGMGMGMGMGMGCPSLGGCRDPGITGIGGVGGGGMSTCLSISSAGPRRYDRVPCSVYDPVLESGLFDPSSLEASMDHNALQLKRRRLEGLRFDVSGGGAHYELGVQATLPPRPLEYRFLEEENSLLRKRVEELKKQVSNLIATNEVLLDQNAQFRTQAKVMTLSSTPAPTEQILVPPVGAISSYNHSIAQTHTTLSSAGLQPRPVIQQDLVAPTGAPSAPPTNAAPPTAPLPHLNPEITPLSAALVQTIAQGMAPPVSMAPVSVSVAPVAVSITQPMPGITMSHATSTMVAYPIVSQSMRITTLPH